A stretch of the Planktothricoides raciborskii GIHE-MW2 genome encodes the following:
- a CDS encoding Ycf51 family protein, whose amino-acid sequence MASKWVGIGTLVFAVLTGLSFILRWGFRFRLVGITSFMAVLTGGLFALGVSLYVRTPIPGAVKFSLVYDDAATQAVIAVPATITESELEATLRQAAADLYSPGRFSRNGEDKLTIRARTVLHPEPGISELLYLGEVKRSLGTRDDDQMEIQIYPQKMALLSKAQKS is encoded by the coding sequence ATGGCTTCAAAGTGGGTGGGAATTGGCACCCTCGTTTTTGCGGTTTTGACCGGATTGAGCTTTATCCTCAGATGGGGATTTAGATTTCGCTTGGTGGGGATCACCAGTTTTATGGCTGTCCTGACGGGTGGATTATTTGCCTTGGGGGTGAGCTTATATGTTCGCACGCCAATTCCTGGGGCGGTAAAGTTTTCTCTAGTTTACGATGATGCCGCCACTCAAGCGGTGATTGCTGTACCGGCGACGATTACTGAGTCAGAACTTGAGGCCACCCTGCGTCAAGCTGCGGCGGATCTTTATTCCCCCGGTCGTTTTAGTCGCAACGGGGAAGATAAACTGACTATTCGGGCGCGAACCGTATTGCATCCTGAACCGGGTATTTCTGAGTTGCTTTATTTGGGTGAGGTGAAGCGATCGCTTGGCACTCGCGATGACGATCAAATGGAGATTCAAATCTATCCGCAGAAAATGGCTTTACTCTCCAAAGCCCAAAAATCTTAA